The DNA region tatattttttttctttaatgcATTTGCtttaatacatattaaatGAGTATTATTCAAGTTAATGTCTTTTCTTTATACATTAATTAGTGCTCAAAAGGGTAAAGAAAGCGCCTgatacaatatattttcccattatttgtttttttttaatacacaTAAACTATTGTCTGTACTTATTTGCCTATATTGAAAAATCCAAATGGCACTGTGCTGTAGGAATGTATCAAACCAAATAAAAGGtatacaatataaaatgtggGTGAAAAGGcgttaaataattttatgcattttatgtgcaaatatgtatagcgtataatatataatttataacataataatattaataaaatgtattactTTTCATATTgttgcattatttttaatttattttatttgattatataatacatttattttaaaattctatttaaaatatgatgtATAATtctaattatttattgtgAAATGCAATTTTAAAAGACAAAAGCATTCAcatttatatcatattgGCAGTATActtttcattaatattgtccatttatataaattaacgtagttcattttgtattttttattttattattattcatgtaacaatatatatttcattaacttaaaaaaatatattttctatatttaaaaatagataTCGTAATGAAACTAAAGCAAATGTATTTGCGTAATTGGATCGTCGAATAGATTAACCGTGCATGTGCATGGGGATATTTCTATGTATCTATTTggatacatttttattcctattttttaaatgctctgtattatgtttattttttatttcttttcatttAGACAATATTTTGCattattgtaaaataaattattggTTGTTGATTAATtcgatttttataattgattttagtatattttcaaaactATATTTCGATAATATCGATTTTACatctttaattatattctttagatttttatatatattagaaATTTTGTGCATCTgtgcataaataataacaactATGCAAACTAAtgtattgtatttttatatgaattcagataaatgatatttgtactaatttatgtatagtttaaaaatataataataaataaataatacgaaaaatatttaaatttattttatatccaTCATGTCAGATAATAAAGGAgcttatttaatttttgataatgCGTCAAACGGGTCGTTATTTATTGCATGGAAGAAAGAGAAAGTAGAGAATGCTTtgctatatataaaaccTACGAAAAATGTTCCagaatttaaatttacCTGTAACaatggaaaatatgaacTCATTAGAAATTTACAGGTTATTATTTAAGAAAgataacataaaatataataatgatattggAATTTTcacttatatttatgttttttcttttttttgttttcattttgtagTCGGATAaaaagatatttttttcaggAATTTGCCAATTTATCAAAGAGGCAAGAGatataaaaggaaaaataaCATTATTACCATACTTAGAAAATGGATTCCCTATAAaagttaatatatattttttaaaaggaAACAATGTAAGTTTTTAAACATTAAAACTATGTAACTATAATGATTCTACGTGTCTATTATATTCACTctaattattttacatcgtttttaatttttcaaatctccttttcattatattttgggAGATATATGTGATCATATATAGCTTTGTATGCATGtgtattttgtttattgtgtaagtatatacatacgcggattttttaatgatataattcAGGTTGTTCAACTTAAATCCGGAGAATCGTTCGATTTAGAAGGCGTCGATGCATCGACAGTTTTACCATATGGATCAAGTTCGTTACAAGTCAAAACAATGTCCAAGGACATGTTTGTGGGTAAAGGGAATTCTGAAGGCGCTAGTATTTCTTTCTAGGAATATTtaccatttatatatatttttatctttatattcttttatggacatataaattaaattatttaaaaaataaccaCATCGTAAAAAGTGCTATATGATGCTGCCGCACTTGAAAAATAAACGTGcgtataatattaattatttatttatgttaatTATGCCTGATGAacgaatttataaaaaatatatcctcaaaaaataatgtattacAAGTATATTATGTAAAGGGGTATTTCAATCCTTTTATTAGTTTTTATGtgcatacatttttatatatagaaacatacataataaaaagagtatatatttttttaatttatagtATTTCATTGcatgtataatataaatacatatattaatttatgtatataattatataagttaataaaaatatttaattattaatgctcttaatttatatcgaaaaaaaaatataattatttattacaataaaaataatatttattattgaaaactataaataataagcgGGCATGGTCTAGTGGTTATGACGCCTGCTTTACACGCAGGAGATCCCGAGTTCGATCCTCGGTGCCcgtattttttcatataaaaaaaaatgggtaataatacataaaaaaatttatatgtttatttttatgtaaacgAAGTTAAATCCATTTGAAGcataaattattacttTATACTACATCATTTGGTTatgctttttatttatcaaatgttttttttatttgaataattttaatttgctATATCAAACCTCGTTCTttgaaattaatataataatgatagaAATGccaaaagaatataaatggAGAATATGAGCATATTATAAAGTGTGGAAATTGAAACAATATGATTGTAAAGGTTACTATTGCATTAGCATTAATGATAAGGATTAATCTTTTACGAAaccatataattttccgtataataatatataacataatttaagcttggaaatatatatttttgctttatttattattatatttttttaattaagcTTCAAGTAATTAAACTggttaaataatatttataataatcttttatataatgattgcaaatataaaaaaataaattaaaagaaaacaaatttttataatatattttttatatataaaacaagcCACCTGGGAGGATCGAACTCCCGACCTTTGGTTTACAAGACCAACGCACTGCCACTGTGCTAAGGTGGCAATGATAATTTGTTGTGATaaaactttatttttttaatattataatgcatattattttgatgcCTCTTTTTTCgcactttttttatgatgCGCCAATATTTGTGTTatgctttttatttttttaatatttcagaattttctaattatttatatagaaGTTTAGTAATATtagttttttaaaataaacaaatttaaataaatacaataaaaaataaaaaaacaataatagcAATTTAGTGCTATGTGtatctttttattattacaattcGAATAAATTagcatttattattatataaagtatagcatttttttagtaattaaataatatagcaTAATAGGAAGTGTAGAAAATGCCCAATATGTgcaatttttgttttttattattaatttaaatcaaTAAGTAAATTAATACTTGttatgaaataattaaaaattaataatcaGGTATTGGAcaattgaatatatattattaaactaattatatctattataaatatgttttggGGTAGGAGATACTGgagtatttatatttcaataatatgatatattaaatgttGTATAATTAgattcatttatatatacgtTTCTACGTGGTTGAATccgcatatattatatatgtatattatagcaaaaaataaaagcttTTGTATTAGAGCATATATATcgaaatttattatttatgctaattttgtttattttttttattaatttattttttattagtaaaatttaagagtatatataatatgcaggaatataaaattaattacaTATGCGTATTATTTCGCTATATAAAAGattgattttataaataataataaatatagaattaATTGTTCAATATAATTTCGAAAATGAGGATGCAAAGATATATTGGTTGTCGTTTATGTgtacaaaaaattagaaaaacggataaattgttataaatatgcatacttattatattttatgcattttaattcttaaaattttgtcaattaacaataatattcaATAAAGCGAAAGATTTACGCtactatttaaatattattatttatttgatgcTTAAATCATAGTAGATTTACTCGTAATTTTCGATAATCTGTTCTTAATTTAATTAGCTTTATGGTAATTTTGAATTAAATGGATCTGCTAATTTTATCATCGTTatgtaatttattttgatgtatttttgaaatgtataatattatatctaATTAGggaaattaaattatataaaaaatattttatataattattaatatatcctttcttatttaaatatttaaaaggaTAATACAAACTAATACTCTAATAAATCATAAAACAAACGAAACCAATGCATAAGACGGTCTATGTACTTTTTGCTCTTTCCATTTTTGAAGTTGTAATAAACGTAAGAAATATGtgaatgaataaataaatatccatgcttgtatattattataaacaataGGCATATATGGATGCATGTAGAACACAATAAGTAGTAACTGATGTATACAAAGAAATAGCATATACTAAcgtattattttgttattattttttttttttgtagttCACAGGCGAGTTTTCAAGTAACTCTCATAATAGTAAACTTCCaagaaaaaatgttaaagtTTCCAATCAAAGGctattaaatgaaaatactGATGGTGATGAAGAAGGCGAAAATAAATCTAAAAATAGTAGTTTCATCGATGATTTGTCAAGTAAATATGAGAACTTTGaaagtataataaaaaatgcccAATTTGGTGAAAATGCTactaaattaaaaaacaacCTTTCTAAAAATGTGCGTCCCCAATTGGAACAATTAGGTGCATATGCAAAAGATGCTATTGATAAGAATTTATTATCATGGAATGAAGGATTCAAAAAGAAATTTGCCAATCCTGAAAATGGAAACGAGGAATCTAAATCAAACGATCAAAATGAAGGTGAAGCATCTGATACATCAGGAGATGGGATTTTTGGAAAAGTTTTCGAagatatatcaaaatacCATTCgcaaataaataagcaGTACAATTACACAAAAGAtgaattaacaaaaaaggCTAAAGACTTTGGAAAAGATATACAGCCATTAGTCGACGAAAAGGTTAAAACTTATAAAGGAATGATGGAATCTAACATGAAAAATCGAATTGATGAATTCACAAAAAAGGCTGAAGATTTTAGAAAAGATATGCAACCAGTAGTAGATGAAAAAGTTAAAACTTATAAAGGAATGGTGGAATCTAACGTGAAAAATCGATTTGATGAATTCACAAAAAAGGCTGAAGATTTTAGAAAAGATATGCAACCAGTAGTAGATGAAAAAGTTAAAACTTATAAAGGAATGGTGGAATCTAACGTGAAAAATCGATTTGATGAATTCACAAAAAAGGCTGAAGATTTTAGAAAAGATATACAGCCAGTAGTCGATGAAAAGATTAAAACTTATAAGGAACGGTGGAATCTACCATGAAAAATCGAATTGGTGAATTAACAAAGAaggctatatatattgggaaaaaaatgcaacCAAAAGTTATTAAcgcaaaagaaaaattaacaaaaatagagggtgaactaaaaaatatgatgccataaaattgaaaatacaaTGATACCATaacaataaattttcagaaaaaataaaaattttgatgaagaaattgctccaaaatatatgaattaaaagTTACATTAGGGGATATTGAAATCCAAACAAAAGGAAAATTCGATTAtttaacatataatatgccAAATATATTTGGTCATATATCAAAATGGGGTTGGGTTAATTCATTTCTAGTTTAAGAACTAGTTGAAAGATAGATGCATAGccaaataaacatatttataaaacttctaagaaataatttaataatgatgCTAATTcagttaaatatttaaaaataattttttatgaaaaatacgAAGAATTTACAGTAGCATTTCTTAAGCATTAAGcaatcatataaaaaattattggaACTATGTTAGgtttatgataaaatagaaAGTTTAAAAGTTGAGTCAAGCAATCTTAAAGGGTTAGTTAAGTTACGTAAAGGATTTTGATgaatcattaaaaaaaataatacaaattattacatttcGAAGTTTgaacattatatatgcatttataaaataaataaaaatttatgcaAGTATGTAACTAATTGTGgtatttattcattaataaatatgattaaatttttattatatattcattattttagtTATCTTCgcaaataaaatgtataattttaattttacatCTCAAGATgtatatttactttttttatcccCAATACGCATTTTATTGTGAGAGCATAATCATcaactttattatttttttttaagctaATAAAATGCATCTATTATTTAGGgctgtataaaaaatatataagaaataaaaaagtgtattttaaaaataaaggacctctaaaatttttaaaaggcAAACGAATAATAAGCGCACCCTCTATGGATCATTATAGTTTGTGCTGTTCGGAGAATGaggtaataaaaaattacagATGTGTAATATGTGTGTATAGTCGTGTTAATCaatacttaaaaaatatattattttatagttttctatttataaatttatattttaaatataatgttattatatacaattcAAAAcataattgtatataatacatttattttaaaaaataagattgtcatacaattaaaatattttgcttaaataattttagatattttttttttgagtCGTGTAATAATGAGCTAGcaccatttttttacactGTGTTAGTACttaattatcaaaaaaaaaatatataatttacatatcaactaattcatattataaaagtaagagatcaaaaatataagatcAAAGAACGCCTTACACATTATTTATGGTATATAAATAGGTATTTTGCGCATTTTAGTGAAACTACaagtgtaaaaaaaaatcttcTCTATTAtccaaatatatttatttataattatttattagaaTGGTTTCTGGTGATATCTtcatatgaaatataactataattaatattattattttttttttttttttgttacttGTGAAATTAAATGTTTTAGAATACCACACAATTGGTAATGCACATCTAATTTCCcttattatcaaataaataaaaatgggtTCATCTCATAAAGTAATATTAAGATTAAGgggttattatttttagattaaataaatatatatatatatatatatatgtattattaattagtatttttaaaagaataatttaattatatatataagctTCATTACGATACAAGCCCGAGCTTGTTacgatatatttataaattataaatgtaCAATCCTATGTATGAAgcattgaaaataatttaattaacaaaaatacaaattatcAATGGCGTCTTTATAAATACCCATTACACTTAttgtatattaatattatattttttgctttaGTTATAAAAAGACCTAAAATGGCGAATATACGGCATCCAATGCCAAAACATGCCATAAACTATAGTTATGGCAAAAATGAatctaataaaaattttacaaaaaaatatgtatatattcctTTACCCGTTGcatatttgataaaattgtGCAAAACCACCACAATTAAGATATTGtcaattattaatatgttatatctatgcatttttttaatatggaCTACAAGCAATTTCAACTATGTAAGTATATGCATTcttgtataattttatatattgagattataatttaaaaatgtgtgtTTCATTCATTATGtgtagtatatatattaatttaaaaatgtaaatgtCTATATAAGGATTTATATAacacatatacataattacACTTTATAGAATGAGAATTATTATggtaaacaaaaaaactTCGACTCAACGGTTTACAACAGATTATTATCTGATGTCAATTTATTAGCGTTAGAAGATGGCCCTGTAACTAATTCAATAATAGATAATAGAAATATcgataatgaaaatttacTCTTAGTgccttttttaaaaacatctCGAAGTTCCTCTCGATGGTCAGATTTAAAGGGACGGCTAAATGAATCTATTAACGTCACTCAAGGGAATCCTCCAAATAGGGATCTAACTAAATCTCCAAATAGGGACCTAAATGAACCTCCTAAGGGATTTATTAGAGTGCCTCAAAGAAGGGATCTAAATggatatacaaaattgaataaaaatgagAACACAGAGCTAATTCCAAATATTCCTAAAGAAATACTTCAAAAGGCTCCACCTAATACGCGTATTTATATTCGTAAACTCCCCCCATCACAATTAAGACCTCACTTATCTGGAAATGTTCCCGGGGATTTAAAATCAACTTCTCACAGCAATGCAGATTTAGATGGTTCCATGAAAAGGGAGATTCCTCCTACGGACCCATCTAATTCTTCAATCATTAAAAGTGAAGCAAATATGCTGCAAGgtaataatgatgataaagAGAATAATAGCATgcctaataataattctgAAGATGGAACATTATTAAAGATGGTAAAAGGGGTAGAGCATTATACCAAATCAATTACAGATTCAATTCGTAATAATTTAAGTGGAGTTGAATTTAAGGAGAACTGTGCATTGaatattattgaaaaaaatgttgcTAGTGGTGTTAAAATCGCAAATACTTCAGTGAAAAAAGGCATGGAtgtattaaaagaaaatgctACAGAAACGTTAAAAGCAATTGATACTGACGTCAAACCACGTATAAACAATCTTAAAGATTCAATAATGCATAATGTAGAAGCTGTAAAATCGGGGGAAAAAACCATTTCAGATATTAAAGATTCGGTTATTGAcacaataaataataatattgaaaataatgttaaACCTAAAACcgaacaaataaaaaatgacgTAACGCATAAAATCGACAACATTTCTACGCAATTAAAAACACAGGTAGGTGATATTAAAgataatattaaagaaGGTGTGCACACTATTGGTGCTGAGATCATTCCCCAAATTGGGCATAGTATTAAAGATACTGTTGAAGATACAATAGAGGACATAACCACTGGTATTGAAAAATCATCTGATGTGGTTAAAGAAAAAGTAATTGAAAGTATTTGTAAGAATGATAAGGTCCCGGAGCCCATAAAAGAAATTGTTATGATGGCAgctgatgaaaatattacttCAATGGTGgcacaaaatataaaagaaggAAAGCCTATTAGTGGTATAAAaggattttttaaaaaaaatgttaggCTTATAAAATTAGGGCTTTCGCTAGGTCTATCCGGTTTACTTGCACTTGGAGCAATAATTAATCTAATACTCGGTTCGGCGGCGGTATCAGCAGCCCTTTTTGGATTAGCGTTAGtgtgtttat from Plasmodium chabaudi chabaudi strain AS genome assembly, chromosome: 2 includes:
- a CDS encoding IMP1-like protein, putative, which codes for MSDNKGAYLIFDNASNGSLFIAWKKEKVENALLYIKPTKNVPEFKFTCNNGKYELIRNLQSDKKIFFSGICQFIKEARDIKGKITLLPYLENGFPIKVNIYFLKGNNVVQLKSGESFDLEGVDASTVLPYGSSSLQVKTMSKDMFVGKGNSEGASISF